A region from the Rheinheimera mangrovi genome encodes:
- a CDS encoding 3-hydroxybutyrate dehydrogenase: MNVLITGGTGGIGFAVAEHFGRLGHHVILADINSSQLDSRKQELTAAGYQASSILLNLTEQESIDACAQAYQVDILINNAGVQHVARLEDFPEQKWQQLLQVMLTGPAMLTKAVLPRMQQQGFGRVINIGSIHALVASPFKSAYVAAKHGLLGFSKVVALENANFDFTINTICPAYVRTPLVDQQIAAQSKEHNLTEQQVIDQIMLAPMPQKAFIGVDEIASTAAFLCEPAARHITAQTLVLDGGWTAR; the protein is encoded by the coding sequence ATGAATGTATTAATAACAGGCGGCACTGGTGGTATTGGTTTTGCGGTGGCAGAGCATTTCGGCCGTTTGGGCCATCATGTGATTTTGGCGGATATCAACAGCAGCCAACTGGATAGTCGCAAACAAGAGCTGACAGCCGCAGGTTATCAAGCCAGCAGCATACTGCTGAACTTAACAGAACAAGAATCGATTGACGCCTGCGCTCAGGCTTATCAGGTCGATATTCTGATCAACAATGCCGGAGTGCAGCATGTAGCACGACTGGAAGATTTTCCTGAACAAAAATGGCAACAACTGTTGCAAGTGATGCTGACAGGGCCAGCTATGTTAACCAAAGCTGTGTTGCCGCGCATGCAACAACAAGGTTTTGGCCGGGTCATTAATATAGGTTCTATTCATGCACTGGTAGCCTCGCCTTTTAAATCCGCTTATGTGGCCGCCAAACATGGTTTATTAGGCTTTAGCAAAGTAGTGGCTTTAGAAAACGCCAACTTTGATTTCACTATTAATACCATTTGCCCTGCTTATGTCCGCACTCCGCTGGTTGATCAACAAATTGCGGCACAAAGTAAAGAACATAACCTGACCGAACAGCAAGTAATAGACCAGATCATGCTGGCGCCTATGCCACAAAAAGCCTTTATAGGCGTGGATGAAATTGCCAGCACAGCGGCGTTTTTATGTGAGCCCGCGGCACGGCATATTACTGCACAGACACTGGTACTGGACGGTGGCTGGACAGCACGCTAA
- a CDS encoding DUF819 family protein: MEQSTALITNDAVVLGLLAVILGLVFHTSQSSNKYCQGFYKYVPALLLCYFIPSLFNSFGIIDGDKSELYKMASRYLLPASLVLLTISVDFKAILGLGPKALIMFLTGTAGIVIGGPLALAIVGSFAPEAVGGEGENAIWRGMTTIAGSWIGGGANQAAMKEVFEVGGPIFSVMITVDVIVANIWMAVLLWMANNSERFDRANKADTSGIEALKQKIEKYQAENSRNPSLTDLMKLVAVAFGVTGISHFLADLIAPWIAEHAPHLAMYSLTSGFFWLVLIATTLGLVLSGTKARNLEAVGASKLGSVFIYILVATIGMHMDVTAILDYPMMFLVGMIWMSFHAGLLIFVARLIKAPLFYMAVGSQANVGGAASAPVVAAAFHPALAPVGVLLAVLGYALGTYGGYIAGLLLQQVAP; the protein is encoded by the coding sequence ATGGAACAATCTACTGCACTGATCACCAATGATGCGGTCGTGCTTGGCTTATTGGCTGTAATTTTGGGGTTGGTGTTTCATACCAGCCAAAGCAGCAATAAATATTGCCAGGGCTTTTACAAATATGTGCCAGCTTTATTGCTGTGTTACTTCATCCCTTCGTTATTTAACAGTTTTGGCATTATAGATGGTGATAAGTCAGAGCTATACAAAATGGCGTCGCGTTATCTGTTACCTGCCAGCTTAGTGTTGCTAACCATCAGTGTTGATTTTAAAGCTATTTTAGGCCTTGGCCCTAAAGCTTTGATTATGTTTCTGACGGGGACAGCCGGTATTGTTATTGGTGGGCCTTTAGCTTTGGCTATTGTTGGCAGTTTTGCGCCTGAAGCTGTGGGTGGTGAAGGTGAAAATGCTATTTGGCGTGGTATGACGACTATTGCCGGCAGTTGGATTGGTGGTGGTGCCAATCAGGCGGCAATGAAAGAAGTGTTTGAAGTCGGTGGCCCAATATTTTCGGTGATGATTACCGTTGACGTTATTGTTGCCAATATTTGGATGGCGGTACTGTTATGGATGGCCAATAATTCTGAACGTTTTGACCGTGCCAACAAAGCTGACACTTCAGGGATTGAAGCTTTAAAGCAAAAGATTGAAAAGTATCAGGCAGAAAACTCCCGTAACCCAAGCTTAACTGACTTAATGAAGCTGGTGGCTGTCGCTTTTGGTGTTACTGGGATTTCGCATTTTCTGGCAGATCTTATCGCCCCCTGGATTGCGGAGCACGCACCACATCTAGCCATGTATAGTTTAACCAGTGGTTTCTTCTGGTTGGTGCTGATTGCAACAACTCTGGGTTTGGTATTGTCTGGTACTAAAGCTCGTAATCTGGAGGCTGTAGGCGCTTCAAAATTAGGATCAGTCTTTATCTACATTCTGGTTGCTACCATTGGTATGCATATGGATGTGACAGCTATTCTGGATTATCCGATGATGTTTTTAGTGGGTATGATTTGGATGAGCTTCCATGCAGGCTTGCTGATTTTTGTTGCCCGCCTGATCAAAGCTCCACTGTTTTATATGGCAGTAGGTAGTCAGGCTAATGTGGGGGGCGCAGCTTCAGCTCCAGTGGTGGCGGCGGCTTTCCATCCTGCTCTAGCCCCTGTTGGTGTATTACTGGCGGTATTAGGTTATGCACTTGGTACTTATGGTGGTTATATCGCAGGTTTGTTGCTGCAACAGGTCGCGCCTTAA
- a CDS encoding LacI family DNA-binding transcriptional regulator yields the protein MKVTIHDVAAKAGVSIKTVSRVMNNEPSVKQATVDKVNQAMQELHYQPNAAARNLASTKSYSIGYIYDNPNAYYVIDMQRGLLDACRKHGYELLIHPTNAKSPGIVQEVIDLVQHSRLAGLVLTPPFSEMPEIAEALSSINVDFVRIISGSTPSPKQTNCVLVDDFTAAFKITNHLLELGHSQIAFLCGDEEHSSSGERLAGFKAALTKRGIETNPKFVVPGSYSFESGVKGATQLLALSNKPTAIFACNDEIAAGALFSARLQHIEIPQQLSIVGFENSPFSRQTWPPLTTAHQPNSTIAQSAAELLFKHTRPGSHSKTEDQPVFIPELLVRQSTAQASN from the coding sequence ATGAAAGTGACCATTCATGACGTAGCAGCTAAAGCGGGTGTGTCAATCAAGACAGTGTCGCGGGTGATGAACAATGAGCCGTCGGTAAAACAAGCAACGGTCGATAAAGTGAATCAGGCAATGCAAGAGCTGCATTACCAGCCAAACGCTGCAGCCCGCAATCTGGCCAGTACCAAGTCGTACAGCATAGGTTACATCTACGACAATCCTAATGCCTACTATGTAATTGATATGCAAAGAGGTTTACTGGATGCCTGTCGTAAGCATGGTTATGAACTGCTGATCCACCCTACCAATGCAAAATCACCAGGCATAGTGCAGGAAGTGATTGATCTGGTGCAGCATTCCAGACTGGCCGGTTTAGTATTAACTCCGCCATTTTCGGAAATGCCGGAAATAGCCGAAGCGCTAAGCAGCATTAATGTAGATTTTGTGCGCATTATTTCAGGCTCAACGCCTTCACCGAAACAAACCAACTGCGTGCTGGTGGACGACTTCACTGCAGCTTTTAAAATCACCAACCATTTACTGGAATTGGGTCACAGCCAGATCGCATTTTTATGTGGGGATGAAGAACACAGTTCCAGTGGCGAACGTTTAGCGGGTTTTAAAGCAGCCCTCACCAAAAGAGGCATAGAGACCAACCCTAAGTTTGTGGTGCCGGGCAGTTATTCGTTTGAGTCAGGTGTAAAAGGTGCAACTCAGTTGCTGGCTTTATCGAACAAGCCAACCGCTATTTTTGCCTGTAACGATGAAATTGCAGCAGGAGCATTATTTAGCGCCCGTTTGCAACATATTGAAATTCCACAGCAGCTTTCAATTGTTGGCTTTGAAAACAGCCCATTTTCGCGCCAGACCTGGCCACCACTGACCACTGCGCATCAACCCAACAGCACCATAGCGCAAAGTGCAGCAGAATTATTATTTAAACACACCAGACCAGGCAGTCACAGCAAGACCGAAGACCAACCAGTGTTTATTCCGGAACTGCTGGTGCGGCAATCGACAGCTCAAGCCAGCAACTGA
- a CDS encoding TonB-dependent receptor, whose translation MVGTAVLALPTMADQAAADGAAKEQQVEVIQVRGIRASQEANLNAKRFANSIVDAVTAEDIGKFPDKNVAESLSRITGVGVSREFGEGEKITVRGASSATNRTLLNGQTVATADWFILDNPGRSFNYTMLPSALVSDLEVYKSPMASIDEGSIGGTVLLRTRRPLALDQNTVNLALESQYSDSSEEWDPQVSGLYSWKNDDENFGVLVSAIKQDRTVVRQGVEILGWPTNADLDLKVPSHIGVPRFEQARERETLFVSLQSRPTDSLDIVLNLLDSKVDANNHNQNWLIFPNNHAADLTNTVIENGSVVAGEIASGGQAAYNFINRVSSTETKSFDLDLNYVADEYELHTQVGQTKAKGGTYRETSWEYTPIGGTGYSFDLRGDKPSASTTVDATDPTQFQAGWIWGGSKPTTDEETYGQFDFTIPVKAGVFNSIKTGAKYRAAERTQDRLAYSWHWPSTIDASSGSPNYMAYIFSQCNTWDKCGLYSGNTSIDAVVNGNMTQQFFHNRDAMESIAFGGLNGYAADYAQHLNLAEIWAVEEDILSLYLQGDFEGEGFRGNLGVRYVSTDQTSGGYEFSGETWGLATVVSKLDPSNPDYLTPEILEWRTIDNDYSEVLPSMNLAFDLSEEQILRFSAARVMARQNWNDISTVQTYGSLNVAQPTGSASNPYLKPQIADQFDLSWEWYFDASSLLAVTYFHKDIKSYRSFSTFVDQRYWEEGDEWKDVTFTRPENGTGGKTDGIELSYQQSFGDFGVTANYTYTNAERDEERDLTKPGSGLVEGTSDQMVNLSAYYETDVFSTRLMYNYRTEWYKGLHFNGDELWNDAYGQLDASFTYNLTEAVSLSLEAVNLTDEQVVEYNTDEARLFSIYENGRRFTAGIRMAF comes from the coding sequence ATGGTTGGAACAGCTGTTTTAGCGCTGCCAACTATGGCTGATCAGGCTGCTGCAGATGGCGCGGCAAAAGAACAACAGGTTGAAGTGATTCAGGTCAGAGGGATCCGGGCATCACAAGAAGCCAACTTAAATGCTAAACGTTTTGCTAATTCTATAGTCGACGCTGTAACAGCTGAAGATATAGGTAAATTTCCGGATAAAAACGTAGCTGAATCTTTATCACGTATTACTGGTGTTGGCGTCAGTCGTGAGTTTGGTGAAGGCGAAAAAATTACAGTACGTGGCGCAAGTTCTGCGACTAACCGTACCTTATTAAATGGCCAGACTGTGGCTACAGCAGATTGGTTTATTCTGGATAACCCAGGCCGCAGTTTTAACTACACTATGCTGCCATCTGCTCTTGTTTCTGATTTAGAAGTTTATAAATCACCTATGGCCAGTATCGACGAAGGTTCTATTGGTGGTACTGTGTTATTACGTACCCGTCGTCCCTTGGCTTTAGATCAAAACACTGTAAATCTGGCGTTAGAAAGCCAATATTCAGATTCGTCGGAAGAGTGGGATCCACAGGTTTCAGGTTTATATTCCTGGAAAAATGACGACGAAAATTTTGGTGTGCTGGTATCTGCTATTAAACAGGATCGCACTGTAGTGCGTCAGGGTGTTGAAATCCTTGGCTGGCCAACCAACGCTGACTTAGATCTGAAAGTTCCAAGTCATATAGGTGTGCCACGTTTTGAACAGGCGCGTGAACGTGAAACTCTTTTTGTGTCTTTGCAGTCCAGACCAACAGACAGCCTCGATATAGTGTTGAACCTGCTTGATTCTAAAGTAGACGCAAACAACCACAACCAAAACTGGCTGATTTTCCCTAATAACCATGCTGCAGATCTGACGAATACCGTCATTGAAAATGGTAGTGTGGTGGCGGGTGAAATTGCAAGCGGTGGCCAGGCGGCTTACAACTTCATCAACAGGGTTTCATCCACTGAAACAAAATCCTTTGACCTGGATTTGAACTATGTTGCTGACGAGTACGAGCTGCATACTCAGGTTGGTCAAACCAAAGCTAAAGGTGGTACTTACCGCGAAACTTCATGGGAATATACGCCAATAGGCGGCACTGGCTATTCCTTTGATTTACGTGGAGACAAGCCTTCTGCTTCTACTACAGTAGACGCAACAGATCCTACACAATTTCAGGCCGGCTGGATTTGGGGTGGTTCTAAACCAACAACTGATGAAGAAACCTATGGTCAGTTTGACTTCACCATTCCGGTAAAAGCCGGTGTGTTTAATTCAATTAAAACCGGTGCTAAATATCGTGCTGCAGAACGGACTCAGGACAGACTGGCGTACAGCTGGCACTGGCCTTCCACTATAGATGCAAGCAGCGGATCACCAAACTACATGGCTTACATTTTCTCTCAATGTAATACCTGGGATAAATGTGGTTTGTACTCAGGCAACACCAGCATTGATGCTGTTGTGAACGGTAATATGACGCAACAATTTTTCCATAACCGTGATGCGATGGAGAGTATTGCCTTTGGAGGCCTCAATGGTTACGCTGCCGATTATGCTCAGCATTTGAACCTGGCCGAGATTTGGGCTGTAGAAGAAGATATCTTATCACTCTATCTGCAAGGTGATTTTGAAGGCGAAGGCTTCAGAGGTAATCTTGGCGTTCGTTACGTCAGCACCGATCAAACCTCTGGCGGTTATGAATTTTCCGGAGAAACTTGGGGCTTAGCCACAGTGGTCAGTAAGCTGGACCCGTCCAACCCTGACTACCTGACTCCTGAGATTCTGGAATGGCGCACAATTGACAATGATTACAGTGAAGTGCTGCCAAGCATGAACCTGGCATTTGATTTGTCAGAAGAGCAGATCCTGCGTTTTAGTGCTGCCCGAGTTATGGCTCGCCAAAACTGGAACGACATTTCTACTGTACAGACTTATGGTTCATTGAATGTGGCTCAGCCAACAGGTAGTGCCAGTAACCCATACCTGAAACCACAAATTGCTGATCAGTTCGATTTGTCCTGGGAATGGTATTTTGATGCGTCTTCTCTGCTTGCCGTCACTTATTTCCATAAAGATATTAAGAGCTATCGTAGCTTCTCTACCTTTGTGGACCAGCGTTACTGGGAAGAAGGGGATGAATGGAAAGACGTAACCTTTACCCGTCCTGAAAACGGTACTGGTGGTAAGACAGATGGTATAGAGTTGTCATATCAGCAATCATTTGGTGATTTTGGTGTGACTGCTAACTACACCTACACCAATGCTGAACGTGATGAAGAACGTGATCTGACGAAGCCTGGTTCTGGCTTAGTGGAAGGCACTTCAGATCAGATGGTGAACTTAAGCGCTTATTATGAGACTGATGTGTTCAGCACTCGTCTGATGTATAACTACCGTACTGAGTGGTACAAAGGTTTGCATTTCAACGGCGATGAGCTGTGGAATGATGCTTATGGCCAACTGGATGCAAGCTTCACCTACAACCTGACTGAGGCTGTGAGTCTGTCGCTGGAAGCAGTGAACTTAACAGATGAGCAAGTGGTTGAATACAATACTGATGAAGCTCGTTTATTTTCTATCTACGAAAATGGTCGCCGCTTTACAGCTGGTATAAGAATGGCGTTCTGA
- a CDS encoding cupin-like domain-containing protein: MPSQIKCWQQVTVEQFKTEILPAGQPAVLKGFFNSWPSVQSALQGESRFYHYMSSLDSGAQLDTLLLAPQTQGRIFYKDGLEGFNYEKRHYPLSAILMQLFKTKEQPDAVHIAAQSALVSECLPGFMSENQNPLLSEAVIPRIWLGNKVLVPAHFDDAENLACVIAGNRTFTLFPPEQVANMYIGPLDYAPTGAPISLVDFTNPDFQRYPKARQALEQAQQAELEPGDVLYIPALWWHQVESTGSVNLLCNYWWDGSIGTADSRSSPFSSLLHSLLSFRQLPLQQRKAWQAMFTHFLFQLDDDAFTHIPQDKKGILGQSAFSREAAIKQWLIKELEKAQ; encoded by the coding sequence ATGCCATCACAGATAAAATGCTGGCAGCAGGTGACAGTTGAACAATTCAAAACAGAGATATTGCCGGCTGGTCAGCCAGCTGTTTTAAAAGGTTTTTTTAATTCCTGGCCATCAGTACAGTCAGCGCTTCAGGGCGAATCCCGGTTTTACCACTATATGTCATCATTGGATTCAGGTGCACAGCTTGACACCTTACTCTTAGCGCCACAAACCCAGGGACGTATCTTTTATAAAGATGGATTGGAGGGGTTTAACTATGAAAAGCGTCATTACCCTCTGTCCGCTATTTTAATGCAACTGTTCAAAACCAAAGAGCAGCCGGATGCCGTGCATATTGCGGCTCAAAGTGCACTTGTCTCTGAATGTTTGCCTGGTTTTATGTCTGAGAATCAGAATCCACTGCTTTCAGAGGCTGTGATTCCGAGGATTTGGCTGGGGAACAAGGTTTTGGTTCCGGCTCACTTTGATGATGCAGAAAATCTGGCCTGCGTGATTGCGGGAAACCGCACTTTTACGCTGTTTCCACCGGAACAAGTGGCCAATATGTATATAGGTCCGCTGGATTATGCTCCTACCGGAGCACCTATCAGTCTGGTCGATTTTACAAACCCTGATTTTCAGCGCTATCCAAAAGCACGACAGGCGTTGGAACAGGCCCAGCAGGCAGAGCTGGAGCCAGGTGATGTTTTGTATATTCCAGCATTGTGGTGGCATCAGGTAGAATCCACTGGTAGTGTCAATCTGTTATGCAACTACTGGTGGGATGGCTCTATTGGCACAGCAGATAGCCGATCTTCTCCTTTTAGTAGTCTGTTACATAGCCTGCTGAGTTTCAGGCAGCTACCACTGCAACAACGTAAAGCCTGGCAGGCGATGTTCACTCATTTTTTATTTCAATTGGACGATGATGCTTTCACTCATATTCCACAAGATAAAAAAGGCATTCTTGGACAATCCGCTTTTTCCAGAGAGGCAGCCATAAAACAGTGGCTAATTAAAGAATTAGAGAAAGCTCAATAG
- a CDS encoding SapC family protein encodes MSLQIAPLQKEKHIHTKINITNPFTFAKEQHILPVVVQEFIRVGAELPIVFIKDPASERFDVVTMLGLKSGENLMVSEGQWQGFYVPKVLWNHPLLLADDPAQEGQLVVALVESSPMVNTETGHSLFNEDGSESDFLKSRVDMMREFYMQSQTTRAFNKVLADLDLLIPQTLTMTLSGSPREISGIYIVDEKKLNSLSDEQLLDLNKRGIMPAIYAHLMSLQQVQRLGDRVNKAAAAAA; translated from the coding sequence ATGTCGCTGCAAATTGCTCCGCTACAAAAAGAAAAACATATTCACACCAAAATTAACATTACCAATCCGTTCACCTTTGCGAAAGAACAGCACATTTTGCCGGTGGTCGTTCAGGAATTTATTCGTGTTGGTGCAGAACTTCCAATCGTTTTCATTAAAGACCCTGCGTCAGAGCGTTTCGATGTTGTGACTATGCTCGGGCTAAAATCAGGTGAAAACCTGATGGTATCAGAAGGCCAATGGCAAGGTTTTTATGTACCAAAAGTGCTGTGGAATCATCCGTTATTATTAGCAGACGATCCAGCTCAAGAAGGCCAATTGGTTGTTGCTCTGGTTGAATCAAGCCCTATGGTGAACACTGAAACTGGTCATTCGTTGTTTAACGAAGACGGTTCTGAGTCTGACTTTTTAAAATCCCGTGTTGATATGATGCGTGAGTTTTATATGCAGTCGCAAACGACTAGAGCTTTTAACAAAGTACTGGCTGACTTAGACTTGCTAATTCCTCAAACACTGACAATGACTCTGTCAGGTAGCCCACGTGAGATCTCTGGTATTTATATCGTGGACGAAAAGAAACTGAACTCGCTTTCTGACGAGCAGTTATTGGATTTGAATAAACGCGGCATCATGCCTGCCATCTATGCGCATTTGATGTCGTTACAGCAAGTGCAGCGTTTAGGCGATCGGGTTAATAAAGCAGCGGCGGCTGCGGCTTAA
- a CDS encoding Gfo/Idh/MocA family protein, whose protein sequence is MKQIRWGIIGCGNVTELKSGPAFNKAEQSGLVAVMRRDAAKAEDYAKRHQVPRWYCDAQQLINDPEVDAVYIATPPDSHKDYALLVAAAGKICCVEKPMALNTAQCIEMTEAFERKQLPLYVSYYRRSLPRFLKIKEWLEQQLIGTPRQVQWSFSRTPNTVDLAGHYNWRTDPSKAGGGYFIDLASHGLDLLLYLLGDVVDVRGISLNQQKLYAAEDAVSAVWQFQSGCLGTGFWNFAAAERQDKVVIYGSKGRIEFSVFENEAVQLFTNEQQLSLDIPHPENIQFYHIQAMVQDLLHGTGHPSTGKTALKASWMMEQILGAEF, encoded by the coding sequence ATGAAACAAATCCGCTGGGGAATTATTGGCTGTGGCAATGTCACGGAATTGAAAAGTGGCCCGGCTTTTAACAAAGCGGAGCAATCTGGCTTAGTGGCCGTGATGCGTCGCGATGCGGCCAAAGCAGAAGATTATGCCAAACGTCATCAGGTGCCTCGCTGGTATTGCGATGCGCAGCAGTTGATCAATGACCCCGAAGTGGACGCTGTCTATATTGCCACTCCTCCTGACAGTCACAAAGATTACGCTTTACTGGTCGCGGCCGCAGGTAAAATTTGTTGTGTCGAAAAACCTATGGCGTTGAATACCGCACAATGTATTGAAATGACAGAGGCTTTTGAGCGAAAGCAGCTGCCTTTGTATGTATCTTATTACCGTCGCTCTTTACCACGTTTTTTAAAAATCAAAGAATGGCTGGAACAGCAACTGATTGGCACACCGCGTCAGGTGCAATGGAGTTTTAGCCGCACACCAAATACTGTGGATTTAGCAGGCCACTACAATTGGCGTACCGATCCCTCTAAAGCTGGTGGTGGTTATTTTATCGATTTAGCCAGCCATGGTCTGGATTTATTGTTGTATCTGCTGGGTGATGTGGTGGATGTGCGTGGCATCAGCCTGAACCAACAAAAGCTGTATGCGGCTGAGGATGCGGTCTCTGCGGTCTGGCAGTTTCAGTCGGGTTGTTTAGGCACTGGATTCTGGAACTTTGCAGCTGCTGAGCGTCAGGACAAAGTGGTTATTTACGGTAGTAAAGGCCGGATTGAGTTTTCAGTGTTTGAAAATGAAGCTGTACAGCTGTTTACCAATGAGCAGCAGTTGAGTCTGGACATCCCTCATCCGGAAAATATCCAGTTCTATCATATTCAGGCGATGGTGCAGGACTTGCTGCATGGCACTGGCCATCCTTCCACTGGCAAAACGGCGTTAAAAGCCAGCTGGATGATGGAGCAGATACTGGGGGCAGAGTTTTAA